A portion of the Luteolibacter sp. Y139 genome contains these proteins:
- the guaA gene encoding glutamine-hydrolyzing GMP synthase has translation MHDTNHVAVLDFGSQYTQLIVRRVRELGYFAKLYALEDFPDIGKPGAIILSGGPKSTSEVDAPDLDFEALKAFGVPVLGVCYGMQLLNIKFGGTVKASNRREYGPAALKPDSCTGLYEGVSPESQVWMSHSDTVEKLPECSVVLASNQHGTPVSLKWDDRFYGIQFHPEVTHSHEGNRILHNFLLTASNLEPFRIDDLKREIIDGIRAAVGTKQVVCGVSGGVDSTVLAVLLHEAGVNVRAIYVDHGLMRKNETEEVQNNFHRMGVKIETIDASERFLGALVGVADPEAKRKIIGELFIDTFWDAVGDAEMLAQGTLYPDVIESASNAKSKASKIKTHHNRVDRILELQAQGKVLEPLAELFKDEVRALGASLGIAHDILWRHPFPGPGLAVRCPGDITEEKLHIIRECDAIFIGKLKEHGWYEKVWQAYAGLIPVKTVGVKGDERSYEWSTNLRAVISDDAMTADWVELPSQILRETSNRILNEVKGINRVLYDISTKPPASIEWE, from the coding sequence ATGCACGACACCAATCACGTCGCAGTCCTCGATTTCGGCTCGCAGTATACCCAGCTCATCGTTCGTCGCGTTCGCGAGCTCGGCTACTTCGCGAAGCTTTACGCGCTTGAGGATTTCCCGGACATCGGCAAGCCCGGCGCCATCATCCTCTCCGGTGGCCCGAAGAGCACTTCCGAGGTGGATGCACCCGACCTCGACTTCGAAGCGTTGAAGGCCTTCGGCGTCCCGGTGCTCGGCGTCTGCTACGGAATGCAGCTGCTCAACATCAAGTTCGGCGGCACCGTGAAGGCCAGCAACCGCCGCGAATACGGCCCCGCCGCTCTGAAGCCCGATTCCTGCACCGGTCTCTACGAAGGCGTCTCGCCCGAGTCTCAGGTCTGGATGAGCCATTCCGACACGGTGGAGAAGCTCCCCGAGTGCTCCGTCGTCCTCGCCTCCAACCAGCACGGCACCCCCGTTTCCCTCAAGTGGGACGACCGCTTCTACGGCATCCAGTTCCACCCGGAAGTGACGCACAGCCACGAGGGCAATCGCATCCTCCACAACTTCCTTCTCACCGCCAGCAACCTCGAGCCCTTCCGCATCGATGACCTCAAGCGCGAGATCATCGACGGCATTCGCGCCGCGGTTGGCACCAAGCAAGTCGTCTGCGGTGTCTCCGGTGGCGTCGATAGTACGGTGCTCGCCGTACTTCTCCACGAAGCCGGAGTGAACGTCCGCGCCATCTACGTCGACCACGGCCTGATGCGGAAGAACGAGACCGAGGAAGTGCAGAACAACTTCCACCGCATGGGCGTGAAGATCGAGACCATCGATGCCTCCGAGCGCTTCCTCGGCGCACTCGTCGGCGTGGCCGATCCCGAAGCCAAGCGGAAGATCATCGGTGAACTCTTCATCGACACCTTCTGGGACGCCGTCGGCGATGCTGAAATGCTCGCCCAGGGTACGCTCTACCCGGACGTCATCGAAAGCGCCTCCAACGCCAAGTCGAAGGCCTCCAAGATCAAGACTCACCACAACCGCGTCGACCGCATCCTCGAGCTTCAAGCCCAGGGCAAGGTCCTCGAGCCGCTCGCCGAACTCTTCAAGGACGAGGTCCGCGCCCTCGGTGCCTCGCTCGGCATCGCGCACGATATCCTCTGGCGTCACCCCTTCCCCGGCCCCGGCCTCGCCGTCCGCTGCCCCGGCGACATCACCGAGGAAAAGCTCCACATCATCCGCGAGTGCGACGCCATCTTCATCGGCAAGCTCAAGGAGCACGGCTGGTATGAGAAAGTCTGGCAGGCCTACGCCGGCCTGATCCCGGTCAAGACCGTCGGAGTCAAGGGCGACGAGCGCTCCTACGAATGGTCCACCAATCTCCGCGCCGTCATCTCCGACGACGCCATGACCGCCGACTGGGTCGAACTACCCTCTCAAATCCTGCGCGAGACCAGCAACCGCATCCTCAACGAGGTGAAGGGCATCAATCGAGTACTCTACGACATCTCGACCAAGCCCCCGGCCAGCATCGAGTGGGAGTAA
- the guaB gene encoding IMP dehydrogenase — protein sequence MADISLGLSFDDVLLVPALSEILPTESDISTFVTADIRLNIPVVSAAMDTVSETELAVALAREGGMGVIHRACSIAEQASMVSRVKRSENAVIQKPLTVRKEQTIDEIRAIMAEHGFSGFPVIDADGRLEGMVTGRDVRYLDRHDAKVEDVMTKRDKLVTAPANTELEEARRILYQNRIEKLPLVDADGKLVGLITGSDIEKRITFTSAAKDQSGRLRCGAAVGVGPDCVERGQAMIDAGADALFIDAATGHTSRVMEVISKLRSLSDRPVVAGNVVTEQGAKDLVAAGASALKVGVGPGSICTTRVIAGVGMPQFTAIQNVSRYCREVGVKVIADGGIRYSGDVVKALAAGADLVMLGSLLAGTRESPGQSVYFQGRRFKTYRGMGSLGAMNKGSSDRYGQNSSGKLVAEGVEGRVPYKGPLSDVIFQLMGGLRSGMGYVGANSLEELRKRATFTRITAGGLRESHVHDIVITEEPTNYQPLG from the coding sequence ATGGCGGATATTTCCCTCGGATTGTCTTTCGACGACGTGCTTCTCGTTCCTGCGTTGAGCGAGATTCTCCCTACGGAATCGGACATTTCCACGTTTGTGACAGCCGACATCCGGCTGAACATCCCGGTCGTTTCGGCCGCGATGGATACGGTCTCGGAGACGGAATTGGCAGTGGCCCTGGCCCGCGAGGGCGGCATGGGCGTGATTCACCGCGCGTGCTCGATCGCCGAGCAGGCCTCGATGGTTTCCCGCGTGAAGCGCTCGGAAAACGCGGTCATCCAGAAGCCGCTCACCGTTCGCAAGGAGCAGACCATCGATGAAATCCGCGCCATCATGGCCGAGCATGGCTTCTCCGGCTTCCCGGTCATCGACGCCGACGGCCGCCTCGAAGGCATGGTCACCGGCCGCGATGTCCGCTACCTCGACCGCCACGACGCGAAGGTCGAGGACGTGATGACCAAGCGCGACAAGCTGGTCACCGCCCCCGCCAATACCGAGCTCGAGGAAGCCCGCCGCATTCTCTATCAGAACCGCATCGAGAAGCTCCCGCTCGTCGATGCCGATGGCAAACTCGTCGGCCTCATCACCGGCTCCGACATCGAGAAGCGCATCACCTTCACCAGCGCGGCCAAGGACCAATCCGGCCGTCTCCGCTGCGGTGCCGCCGTGGGCGTCGGTCCGGACTGCGTAGAACGCGGCCAGGCGATGATCGATGCGGGTGCCGATGCGCTCTTCATCGACGCTGCTACCGGTCACACCTCGCGCGTGATGGAAGTCATCTCGAAGCTCCGCTCGCTTTCCGACCGCCCGGTCGTCGCCGGCAACGTGGTCACCGAACAAGGCGCCAAGGACCTCGTCGCCGCCGGTGCCAGCGCACTGAAGGTCGGCGTCGGCCCCGGCTCCATCTGCACCACCCGCGTCATCGCCGGTGTCGGCATGCCGCAGTTCACCGCGATCCAGAATGTCTCCCGTTACTGCCGCGAGGTTGGCGTGAAGGTCATCGCCGACGGTGGCATCCGCTACTCGGGCGATGTCGTCAAAGCCCTCGCCGCCGGTGCTGACCTCGTCATGCTCGGCTCCCTGCTCGCCGGCACCCGCGAAAGCCCCGGCCAGTCGGTCTATTTCCAAGGCCGCCGCTTCAAGACCTACCGCGGCATGGGTTCCCTCGGCGCGATGAACAAGGGCTCCAGCGACCGCTACGGCCAGAACAGCTCCGGCAAGCTCGTCGCCGAGGGCGTCGAAGGCCGCGTCCCCTACAAGGGCCCCCTTTCCGATGTCATCTTCCAGCTCATGGGCGGCCTCCGCTCCGGCATGGGCTACGTCGGTGCCAATAGCCTCGAGGAACTCCGCAAGCGCGCCACCTTCACCCGCATCACCGCGGGCGGCCTGCGCGAAAGCCACGTTCACGACATCGTCATCACCGAGGAGCCGACGAACTATCAGCCGCTTGGCTGA
- a CDS encoding NAD(P)/FAD-dependent oxidoreductase yields MGLAGCSLAWQRHFRGEPFTWEDDDRPGAASKVAAGLINPVTGKNFSPSWRIAEFLPEAEAFYARVGELLGKQLWFPLPVWRLVAEAEWTKVDSKLEEAEPWIDRIEEDVPGWSRAIILKGGGRVATREFCEGTRAYFADQRNTGSGTPILCEGAAGLMAGRLGRHRCAKGEILTLRAPWKNDRMLIGGGGWLVPTGGDTFKVGSTYVWDRLDGEPTPEGRARVEKIARLLGGEDFEVVAHDAGVRPIVRKSQPVIGPLEDGRIVFNGLGSKGSLYAPGVARRLAAWLANETDIEPELDVRCL; encoded by the coding sequence ATGGGCCTCGCGGGCTGCAGCCTCGCCTGGCAGCGGCATTTCCGCGGCGAGCCGTTCACCTGGGAAGACGACGATCGCCCCGGCGCAGCATCGAAGGTCGCCGCCGGCCTGATCAATCCCGTCACCGGCAAGAACTTCAGCCCGAGCTGGCGGATCGCGGAATTCCTGCCGGAAGCAGAGGCATTCTACGCGCGCGTCGGCGAGTTGTTAGGAAAGCAGCTCTGGTTTCCCCTCCCCGTCTGGCGATTGGTCGCGGAGGCCGAATGGACCAAGGTCGATTCCAAGCTCGAAGAAGCCGAGCCGTGGATCGACCGCATCGAGGAAGACGTCCCGGGATGGAGCCGCGCGATCATCCTCAAAGGCGGCGGCCGTGTCGCCACTCGCGAGTTCTGCGAAGGCACCCGAGCCTATTTCGCGGACCAGCGAAACACAGGATCAGGCACCCCAATTCTCTGCGAAGGCGCAGCCGGCTTGATGGCCGGACGCCTCGGACGACACCGCTGCGCCAAGGGCGAGATCCTCACCCTCCGCGCCCCATGGAAAAACGACCGCATGCTCATCGGCGGCGGCGGCTGGCTGGTGCCCACCGGCGGCGACACCTTCAAGGTAGGATCCACCTACGTCTGGGATCGGCTCGATGGTGAACCCACCCCTGAAGGTCGCGCACGAGTGGAAAAGATCGCCCGCCTGTTAGGCGGCGAGGATTTTGAAGTCGTCGCCCACGATGCGGGCGTGCGCCCCATCGTTAGAAAGAGCCAGCCAGTGATCGGCCCGCTGGAAGACGGCCGCATCGTCTTCAACGGCCTCGGATCCAAAGGCTCTCTTTACGCCCCCGGCGTGGCCCGCCGCTTGGCCGCTTGGCTGGCAAACGAAACGGACATCGAGCCTGAACTCGATGTCCGCTGCTTGTGA
- a CDS encoding exosortase system-associated protein, TIGR04073 family produces MKKLAVLATAVLAFGGVASADIQAPPGSTYTSARKLGRGISNILYGFMEIPEQMVRKSDDYGRKAAWSYGVVDGTSRALRRLGYGFYEVFTFTCPTYRGTFKQPYERCGEDNRIQMNPHDGLSEFPPELGFESYFYHTRSQRW; encoded by the coding sequence ATGAAAAAACTCGCCGTTCTCGCTACCGCCGTGCTCGCCTTTGGCGGCGTTGCATCAGCCGACATCCAAGCTCCTCCGGGATCGACCTACACGTCGGCTCGCAAGCTCGGCCGCGGCATCAGCAATATTCTCTACGGATTCATGGAAATCCCGGAGCAAATGGTCCGCAAGTCCGATGACTACGGCCGCAAGGCTGCTTGGTCCTACGGCGTCGTGGATGGCACCAGCCGCGCCCTCCGCCGCCTCGGCTATGGCTTCTACGAAGTCTTCACCTTCACCTGCCCGACCTATCGCGGCACCTTCAAGCAGCCGTATGAGCGCTGCGGCGAAGACAATCGCATCCAGATGAACCCGCACGATGGCCTCTCCGAGTTCCCGCCGGAACTGGGCTTCGAAAGCTACTTCTACCACACCCGCTCCCAGCGCTGGTAA
- a CDS encoding HAD family hydrolase, whose translation MATIGEIELSAEGFDAVIFDCDGTLVHSMPYHFEAWCEALALHGAGGIFKEDVFYAMGGRPTKDIVVEINDEYGLKLDPERVAFSKREAFLKKLDKLELIDEVAAFAESLRGKVPMAIATGGTRMVIEKTLQAVGVSDLFEDVVTADDVKIGKPAPDIFLRAAQLLGVKPEKCLVLEDAPAGVMAGQLAGMTVISIPAPLNYVVKK comes from the coding sequence ATGGCGACCATTGGTGAGATCGAACTGTCGGCGGAGGGCTTTGATGCGGTGATTTTCGACTGCGACGGGACTCTGGTGCACTCAATGCCCTACCATTTTGAAGCCTGGTGCGAAGCACTGGCGCTCCACGGTGCGGGCGGCATTTTCAAGGAAGACGTGTTCTACGCGATGGGCGGCCGCCCAACGAAGGACATCGTCGTCGAAATCAACGACGAATACGGCCTGAAGCTCGATCCCGAGCGCGTCGCCTTCTCCAAGCGCGAAGCCTTCCTCAAGAAGCTCGATAAGCTGGAACTCATCGACGAGGTCGCCGCCTTCGCGGAAAGCCTCCGCGGCAAGGTCCCGATGGCCATCGCCACCGGCGGCACCCGCATGGTGATCGAAAAGACCCTCCAGGCCGTGGGCGTCTCCGACCTCTTCGAGGACGTGGTCACCGCCGACGACGTGAAAATCGGCAAACCCGCCCCGGACATCTTCCTCCGTGCCGCCCAACTCCTCGGCGTGAAGCCGGAGAAGTGCCTGGTGCTCGAAGACGCCCCCGCTGGCGTCATGGCCGGCCAACTCGCCGGAATGACCGTCATCTCCATCCCCGCGCCACTGAACTACGTGGTGAAGAAGTAA
- a CDS encoding argininosuccinate synthase, which produces MKIVVAYSGGLDTSVLLLWLKEKYNAEIIAYCADVGQGDELDGLEQKALTTGASKCYIGDLKEDFAANYIFPMIQAGAIYEGRYLLGTSIARPCIAKGMLDIALKEGADAIAHGATGKGNDQVRFELSAASLAPNVKCIAPWRDASFRAQFPGRAEMIAFAEAKNIPIKASMKKPYSMDRNLLHISFEAGMLEDPWYDATTPADREMYVLSVAPEDAPDTPEYVEILFDKGNAIGIKHENIDALVAELGDVKVTGQKDGYALLTPYGVMRVLNLLGGRNGVGRVDIVENRFVGMKSRGVYETPGGTILLAAHRDLEALTVDREAMFIRDGLIPKYAQLVYNGFWFAPEREAIQALVTHTQQTVSGEVRVKLYKGNVMNAGRKSPHSLYSEAVATMEGGQEEAYNQDDATGFISLNALRLKASARQVK; this is translated from the coding sequence ATGAAAATCGTCGTCGCATACTCGGGAGGTCTCGACACCTCCGTTCTGCTTCTCTGGCTCAAGGAGAAGTACAACGCTGAAATCATCGCCTATTGCGCCGACGTGGGTCAGGGCGACGAGCTCGATGGTCTGGAGCAGAAGGCGCTCACCACCGGTGCCTCGAAGTGCTACATCGGCGACCTGAAGGAGGACTTCGCCGCCAATTACATCTTCCCGATGATCCAGGCTGGCGCGATCTACGAGGGCCGCTACCTGCTCGGCACCTCGATCGCCCGCCCGTGCATCGCGAAGGGCATGCTGGACATCGCCCTCAAGGAAGGCGCCGACGCGATCGCGCACGGTGCCACCGGCAAGGGCAATGACCAGGTCCGCTTCGAGCTTTCCGCCGCCTCGCTGGCGCCGAATGTGAAGTGCATCGCGCCTTGGCGCGACGCTTCATTCCGCGCGCAATTCCCGGGCCGCGCGGAGATGATCGCTTTCGCCGAGGCGAAGAACATCCCAATCAAGGCTTCGATGAAGAAGCCGTATTCGATGGACCGGAATCTCCTGCACATTTCCTTCGAAGCCGGCATGCTGGAAGATCCTTGGTATGACGCGACCACTCCGGCCGACCGCGAAATGTATGTGCTGTCGGTGGCTCCGGAAGACGCGCCGGACACGCCGGAATACGTGGAGATCCTTTTCGACAAGGGCAACGCGATCGGCATCAAGCACGAGAACATCGATGCGCTCGTTGCCGAACTCGGCGATGTGAAGGTGACCGGCCAGAAGGATGGCTACGCACTGCTCACTCCGTATGGCGTGATGCGCGTGCTGAACCTGCTCGGCGGACGCAATGGCGTTGGCCGGGTGGACATCGTGGAGAACCGCTTCGTCGGGATGAAGTCCCGCGGTGTTTATGAAACGCCGGGCGGCACGATCTTGCTCGCCGCTCACCGCGACCTTGAAGCGCTGACGGTGGACCGCGAGGCGATGTTCATCCGCGACGGTCTGATTCCGAAGTATGCGCAGCTCGTCTATAATGGCTTCTGGTTCGCTCCGGAACGCGAGGCGATCCAGGCGCTGGTCACTCATACGCAGCAGACGGTTTCCGGCGAAGTGCGCGTGAAGCTCTACAAGGGCAACGTGATGAACGCCGGCCGCAAGAGCCCGCACAGCCTCTACTCCGAAGCCGTCGCCACCATGGAAGGCGGCCAGGAAGAAGCCTACAATCAGGACGACGCGACTGGCTTCATCTCGCTGAATGCGCTGCGCCTGAAGGCGAGCGCGCGGCAGGTGAAGTAA
- a CDS encoding cytochrome P460 family protein: protein MRYFIYPGAAASLILSAATIGGRASAQAEDSKAADPARPDPGLMQIPEGYRDWKLISVAREEGKQDDIRAVLGNDIAIKAYREGTLPFPDGAIIARIAWALVPSEENNKAFGQAQSHVAGAPKNGVQFMFKDAKKYAATGGWGYAQFSEADGKPLIDKVKLAACYTCHQPAAAHDFVFTRYSLGGLAGQK, encoded by the coding sequence ATGAGATACTTCATCTATCCCGGGGCTGCGGCCTCGCTGATCCTATCCGCCGCGACGATCGGTGGCCGTGCGAGCGCGCAGGCCGAGGATTCCAAGGCCGCGGATCCTGCCCGTCCGGATCCGGGCCTGATGCAGATTCCGGAAGGCTATCGCGACTGGAAGCTCATTTCCGTGGCTCGGGAGGAGGGGAAGCAGGACGACATCCGGGCGGTGCTGGGCAACGACATCGCGATCAAGGCCTATCGCGAGGGGACGCTGCCGTTTCCCGATGGGGCGATCATTGCGCGGATCGCGTGGGCGCTGGTGCCCTCGGAAGAGAACAACAAGGCCTTCGGCCAAGCCCAGTCCCACGTGGCGGGGGCGCCCAAGAATGGCGTCCAGTTCATGTTCAAGGATGCCAAGAAGTATGCTGCCACCGGAGGCTGGGGCTACGCGCAATTCAGTGAGGCCGATGGCAAGCCATTGATTGACAAGGTTAAGCTGGCCGCTTGCTACACCTGTCACCAGCCAGCTGCGGCGCATGATTTCGTTTTCACGCGCTACTCCCTGGGTGGCTTGGCGGGGCAGAAGTGA
- a CDS encoding type II toxin-antitoxin system Phd/YefM family antitoxin, which produces MKTVTATSARTDLYNLIDATLSDHEPIQITGKRGNAVLVGEDDWRAIQETLHLVSIPGMRESILQGMKEPLSKCSSEIDL; this is translated from the coding sequence ATGAAGACGGTGACCGCCACCTCCGCTCGCACGGATCTCTACAATCTCATTGATGCGACCTTGTCGGACCATGAGCCGATCCAGATCACCGGCAAACGAGGCAATGCCGTGCTGGTGGGTGAGGACGATTGGCGTGCGATCCAAGAGACTTTGCATCTCGTGAGCATCCCGGGCATGCGCGAGTCGATCCTTCAGGGCATGAAGGAGCCCCTGTCGAAGTGCAGCAGCGAAATCGACCTGTGA
- a CDS encoding DUF3806 domain-containing protein — MSKIATRLPNAEEQATLQGATAWVNEILEKEFKTKVRLKGTREDIPTLHTMLSEGPYTEDVETELTSFGMVFGHVLARELGMRWVIYRDDDGSDYALQYQDLSLFLFPCDMIVKRVEEGEDINEVNLEAILENLHAALAEDVANAAKHRQS; from the coding sequence ATGTCCAAGATTGCCACACGCCTTCCGAATGCCGAAGAGCAAGCGACCCTTCAGGGTGCCACCGCTTGGGTGAACGAGATTCTTGAGAAGGAGTTCAAAACCAAGGTGCGGTTGAAGGGGACGCGGGAGGATATTCCGACGCTGCACACGATGCTGAGCGAGGGGCCTTACACGGAGGATGTGGAGACAGAGCTGACGTCGTTCGGGATGGTCTTCGGGCACGTGCTCGCGCGTGAGCTTGGGATGCGCTGGGTCATTTATCGCGATGACGACGGAAGTGACTATGCCTTACAATACCAGGACCTGAGCCTCTTTCTTTTCCCCTGCGATATGATCGTGAAGCGGGTTGAAGAAGGAGAGGACATCAATGAGGTCAACCTGGAGGCAATACTGGAGAACTTGCACGCGGCGTTGGCCGAGGATGTGGCGAATGCGGCCAAACACCGGCAGTCTTGA
- a CDS encoding Txe/YoeB family addiction module toxin, with amino-acid sequence MSYELAFTRQAKKDAKKLKGTPLATKAKELLEVIRLDPFANPPPFEALVGDLKGAYSRRINIQHRLVYEVLEEEKTVKVLRLWTHYD; translated from the coding sequence GTGAGCTACGAACTCGCCTTCACCCGTCAGGCAAAGAAGGACGCAAAGAAGCTCAAGGGCACTCCGCTCGCCACCAAGGCAAAGGAGCTTCTGGAAGTCATCCGTCTCGATCCCTTCGCCAATCCCCCGCCGTTCGAAGCCTTGGTCGGCGACCTGAAGGGAGCCTATTCTCGGCGGATCAACATTCAGCACCGCTTGGTCTACGAGGTGTTGGAAGAAGAGAAAACCGTGAAGGTCCTGCGGCTTTGGACGCACTACGATTAA
- the lgt gene encoding prolipoprotein diacylglyceryl transferase, with the protein MRPVFATYVHDLSPVLVRFTDAIQLRWYGLAYLAAFLVGAWLLNVLAKRKLWVLPPGAAGDFIAAAAIFGVFIGGRLGYMLWYHTREHGWDWLTEDPLMVFKVWEGGMASHGGILGLVIFTWFYAKKKNVSWRGLGDGLCVVSPLGLFFGRMANFINGELYGRTAEGVAWAVKFPRALVEQKNAEGLNLDSALTAAGDASEKLATLWSEQMPPDRIAFEQMLEVQRHEPAVTKAIEPFLLPRHPSQLYEGLLEGIALFAILWFVRTRFPKAPAGVLTGLFFIFYALFRIFAEQFREPDSKMVGMLTSGQFLSLFMIVAGTAFIVSGKLIPAKTSPAPAPES; encoded by the coding sequence GTGCGCCCCGTGTTCGCGACTTACGTCCATGACCTGAGCCCGGTGCTCGTCCGCTTCACCGATGCCATCCAGCTCCGCTGGTACGGGCTGGCCTACCTGGCAGCCTTCCTCGTCGGAGCCTGGCTGCTCAACGTATTGGCCAAGCGCAAGCTGTGGGTGCTGCCCCCCGGCGCGGCGGGCGATTTCATTGCGGCAGCGGCCATCTTCGGCGTCTTCATCGGCGGCCGGCTCGGCTACATGCTGTGGTATCACACCCGCGAACACGGCTGGGATTGGCTCACTGAGGATCCGCTGATGGTCTTCAAGGTCTGGGAAGGCGGGATGGCCAGCCACGGCGGTATCCTCGGACTGGTGATCTTCACCTGGTTCTACGCCAAGAAAAAGAACGTCTCTTGGCGTGGCCTCGGCGATGGCCTCTGCGTCGTCTCCCCGCTCGGCCTGTTCTTTGGCCGCATGGCGAATTTCATCAACGGCGAGCTCTACGGCCGCACCGCCGAGGGCGTCGCCTGGGCGGTGAAATTCCCTCGCGCGCTCGTGGAGCAGAAAAACGCCGAGGGATTGAATCTGGACTCCGCCCTCACAGCCGCGGGAGATGCTTCTGAAAAGCTCGCGACCCTGTGGTCGGAGCAAATGCCACCGGACCGCATCGCCTTCGAGCAGATGCTGGAAGTCCAGCGCCACGAACCCGCGGTTACGAAGGCCATCGAGCCCTTCCTGCTCCCCCGCCACCCGTCCCAGCTTTACGAGGGCCTGTTGGAAGGCATCGCCCTCTTCGCCATCCTCTGGTTCGTCCGCACCCGCTTCCCGAAAGCCCCGGCTGGCGTGCTCACCGGCCTGTTCTTCATCTTCTACGCGCTGTTCCGGATCTTCGCCGAGCAATTCCGCGAGCCCGACTCGAAGATGGTCGGCATGCTGACCAGCGGTCAGTTCCTCTCGCTGTTCATGATCGTCGCCGGCACCGCCTTCATCGTTTCCGGAAAGCTGATCCCCGCGAAGACCAGCCCGGCTCCAGCGCCCGAAAGCTGA
- a CDS encoding GNAT family N-acetyltransferase yields MVTHFIPEIQKAPGLHWHLRMKSSIVLRQWIDADLEPFSAMNADPEVMRFFAHRLSADESRQALQRFRDGIDQRGWGLWAIEVDGEFAGFTGLSEPKFSAHFTPCVEIGWRLLQKFWGQGIAFAAARQAEDYAFSALKLKQLVSFTTASNTRSRKLMERLGFSHDPGDDFEHPSLEADHPLIHHVLYRKNAITQ; encoded by the coding sequence GTGGTCACTCACTTTATTCCAGAGATTCAGAAAGCGCCGGGCCTCCACTGGCACCTCAGAATGAAATCCTCCATTGTCTTGCGCCAGTGGATTGATGCTGATCTCGAGCCGTTCTCAGCGATGAACGCCGATCCAGAGGTCATGCGGTTCTTCGCGCATCGTCTGAGTGCCGACGAATCCCGGCAAGCCCTGCAGCGATTCCGCGACGGCATCGACCAGCGGGGATGGGGTCTATGGGCAATCGAAGTAGACGGAGAATTCGCGGGCTTTACGGGTCTGTCCGAGCCCAAGTTCTCAGCCCATTTCACCCCTTGTGTGGAAATCGGATGGCGTCTTCTCCAGAAATTCTGGGGCCAAGGCATTGCCTTCGCCGCAGCCCGGCAGGCGGAGGACTACGCTTTTTCGGCGCTGAAGCTAAAGCAACTGGTCTCCTTCACGACCGCATCGAATACAAGGTCGCGGAAGCTGATGGAGCGCCTGGGATTTTCTCATGACCCGGGCGATGACTTCGAGCATCCCTCCTTGGAGGCCGACCATCCCTTGATCCATCACGTTCTCTACAGGAAGAATGCCATCACCCAATGA